Below is a genomic region from Culicoides brevitarsis isolate CSIRO-B50_1 chromosome 2, AGI_CSIRO_Cbre_v1, whole genome shotgun sequence.
ACAGAGAATTTGCTAGAGCAGCCTTCATCAAAATCATATTTGAACAAGGAACTAAAGGGAATAGCTAACCAGAGACTCTGTGAGAGGCAGTGGAAACGTCTGGTAATTTAGGAGTTTAAAGGTCACTACAGATTCACATAAAAAGTagcaaaatcttaaaattaaatgttcgccaaggaaaaaaatgataaaaaattatgatgattttGATACAATTTATGTGATTTCTACGTTTCTTACCTTGATGAATCGTACTACCTCTTTAAATTGACgattaatttcatcaaaaaatggctgaaataaaagaaaaacgtCCACAAAACGTGAAAACTGTACACAAGGTACGTTTGTGTTTTTGATGCATAAGTTTTCACATCTAATGATCgcttttctttcgtttcagtcttttttcaatgaaatttcttaGACATGTAGATATCGTAAGTTAGCGAAGTTAACAGGAAATAGGAGCATCTGGTCagccattttaaatttttgaatcaatttgttagtaattttcaatacaaaaaaaaatccatcaccaaaaacttaaaaattaatttcaattccaATCATTTGATAAAACcccaagaaattattaaaaaaataaaaaaaaaaaacaaaattcgatGAGGCTACTCCATGTAGTTTGCACACACTTGTTTACCTTTTTCCTGTTTTCGCCGTTTACGCTTATTACATATTTTCACTGCACACACAGACAAGATTATGGCcactatgaaaaataaaatgccgcCAACGACACCGGCCGTAATTGCCTTGTGCTTCACGCGTGCTGGTACCGGGAATTTTACTTCGTCACTTGACTCGAAACTCTTTGCCGAATTCGCTAAAATACGGAAATAATATGTGCGTCCtcctactaaatttttaacgagatACGATGTCTCTTCAGGTCGTATCTGACCGCGGTTCAAGGTCTTCCATTGGGCATCGGTACGATACTTGATCGTGTAGTATTGCACCAAATGCGGACGATCCAGTGGCGTTTGCCAAGTTAATAGGAAACCATTGGCTATCTCTGTGACTGTCAAATTTCGAGGTTGTCCTGGCTTGGGACCTACGGTAACAATAaagaatttgttaatttattttataaaaaatttgctgaaaacaattataaataaggcgaataaattttcatattttgtccATTAGGATAAAacagaatttaaaatattattattgattttaacattttcagaCGTTAaacgatgattttttgaaataaaaaaagattttacttaaattttaataggaaGCAAACTCAGTACCTAggctttaacttttttttttactttttaatatttcatataatttttgaattaaaaaatttaaattttttcacccatttttcttataaaatcaGAGGAGGTgacaatatttgaaataaataaatttaatcgcctAATTtagtattaattaaattgcataaataaaaagtgaataaagcaaaaaaaggtttataaaaaatacctatgttattttgaacaaaagatggaaaatttgaataaccaCCAAGAGTGTCAGTGGTGTACAAAACATCATTGTATGAAATGAGTCCTGGAGGTGagtataaaaacataaaaaatcaaaatgtgcgTGTGAAAATCAAAagtgttataaataaaatgtgttgGAAACCAATTTTGATCCGGAACCgggatgaatgaaaaataaaaaacaatgagTGAAACATGTGGAGGTGTTACATTTGTACAAATTGCATGAatgtgatttaaattaaatttggttggccaaaatcaagaaaatggGACGACACAAGCAAGCATGCGTTTAATATTGAcataaaatgagatttttttgtgggtAGAAGGCGCGCTTACCAGCCTCATCCGGCAtcgttttaaaaacattagatTCAGTAGTCGTTTGTGTTGCTGATTGAGGTGGTTGGGGTGGTTTGGGTTCATTTGTAGTTTGTTTGTCTTTCTCTTTGTTGTTACCTTTACTAATATTTTTACCTCCAATATCtttcgtaattttaattatacaaaatatacGAGTTGATCAAAAACTTGTTCCAAtgaattgcaagaaaaaatatgcaaaaaaaatcttacccaGAGTTCTAATCGTCACCGGTTTGCTCATCATTCCGTCCCCTAGAGTGTTCTTGCCGACTACTTTAAATTCGTACAAAATACCTGGTCTAAGTCCGTTTATGGAAACTTGCGTGCTGCCGGAAGGTGTTACGGGAATGGTATTCCATTCAGTGGCACCGCCTTCTCTGTACCAAATGACGTAGTCCTGCTTGTAATCTGGCCCGCCACTATAACCGGGCATCCACGAAATCGAAACGGAAAATTCAGTGGCCTTAACTGTCACGTTGTAAGGTGCATGTGGCTGTGTTCCTTCTATAACTAGTTGTGTAGATGACATTATCGTTGCTACCTCATTGGATGCCACGCACTGATAATACCCAAAGTCGGACCGTTTTAGTCCGGTTATCGTTAAATTACCCCCCGAAATTTTGGCACGATTTTTTTGCAGCGGCACCCCGTCACTTCGCTGCCATTTGATAGTTGGTTTAGTGGTACCTTCGGCGCCCTTCACCTGACACGCCATCTCCACAGTTTCGTCGATTTTGCGTTGATACAACGGCTGTGGCTCGACCGTGAATGTTGGCGGCTCGCGCACAAGGACATCCATTTCCTCGGAACTTCCTTTCGTTCCTTGGGCATTATATGGCGTACAGGTGTACCTGCCCTGATGATCCTCTGTGACACGCGTGAATAACAGCGAGCCATTGTTCATGACGACAACATCCTTCGATTGATACGGCTCCAGAAGACGCTTATCTTTGGTCCACGTAACATATTGCAACGCTGGATTCGACTTGATGAAACACTGAACTACACCCGCTAAACGGAACGGCAAATACTGAACTGTTGGATTGAAGGTCACTTTTGCAGGATCtacaaattaaggaaaaaaaatcaaattaaagtttattcactttttaggCTCTAAATGGAACTAACAAATAAAGTCCAATTTCAGaatgcaaaaattgtaaatatgggacaaaaagattaaaatttttatagaaaatgactgtttttggtcttttaattatttttcaagaaattcaaataaaaaaattagtatttcaaaaccaagtTTTTTGCcctcttttattttctctcaaaaattttggactttagctttgagtttcatttggagaaGCTTCAAgtgagaaaaataaacttacatTCCACATTCAAATATGCTCCTGCACTTTGTGGATCTCCAATGCCATTAGTTACCTCGCAAGTATACATTCCCGTATCGTCCGCACTCACTGGATTAATAATCAGCGAGCCATCTTTGCGAATTGTGATACGTGATTCCAGTCCAGACACCTTGTTAATGACCGTTCCCTCACGGAACCATCGCACTGTGACATTGCCGGGCATAGCTTTTGCCTCGCACGTAAATTGAGCCTTTTCGCCCTCGAGTTTCGTCTGGTTCGTTGGCGGGACTACAATATTAGCTCCGCCAGCGATAATCACACGTGCTGTATGCGATACTTGTCCTTCGCCATTCCGCGCGATACAAGTGTAATCACCAATGTCTTCATCTCGAATCGTGGAAATTCTTAATTCTGTGCCATCGTTGAAAATACCCACAGTTGACGATGGATCCACGGGATTTGCATCCTTGTACCAGAGAATTTCGGGAGTAGGTGTGCCTTCAGCTTggcaatttaatataattgagtctcctaaaaaaataaaaaaaataaaaagttattaaaaattaatttttaaataattttagaaactcacctaaattaacataaataatatCTTCGGGTGTAACGCTAAAACGTGGCGGAGCGTGAACGTCTAAGTGGAACCATGTTCCGTTTTTGTGTTGGTTTGGtgatctatttaaaaaaactactttACATTCGTACCATCCTTGGTCCGATTCACGTATATTTGTTAAGTTGAGCGAGGCGGCGCCAAATGGAGAATCTGGCGACACGCGACTAACTCGTCCTTCATATCCCTCCCCGCTGTGTGTCGGATAACTCTCATACCAAATGTAAATGGGGATCTCTTGACCCTATATTTCGTacgattttgtttaaaaaattaaacaaaattaaggatgacaaaaagacagaaaaaaattaattaattaaatacattGAATTTGCATGAGAAATGTGCAAAATAGAATTGTTTTACTTTGACATATAAACGAAAATAATACGACACAAAAGCAACTTTCATAATTAAGACTCATCACAACATCATTCTCAAATGCAAGTACAAACTCAAAAGATGATAAAATGAAAggattccaattaaaaacaaaacttaaaGAAATAAAGGCTTTTCATAAAGAACACATTACATCTAAGTATATGAAATGCCCTTTATGAAAaccattttaaaacaataagcTCGAACTCGAAGAgcgtttaacaaaatttttctattctaaCTTAACACGATAAAAAGCTTGACATGCTTCGCCTATGTCACtcgtatttttcataaaaaaataaaaaaaaaagtgtttattacacaatttaaataaattaattttgagaggTTCATTTTGATTGAAGACAATACAAACATTGAAACGtgtaatgatttatttttactttacgaTGACTTGTGAAAAGTATCCTGagagaattaattaatcaactacaatgaaaatgattttaagggttgaaactatttttttatatgttggATAGGTTCAGAAAGAtgaggaactttttttttgaagagaatAGAAGTGATGTGAGGAATACTGCTTTAAGAGTAAGCTTTTTGTGCTGCTTTAAGACGATTGATCAACACTCTTatctgcttttattttttcttctctgtCTCTTTTAGATGTttctttttctaaatatttacgattttattaaaatttagaaagaaTGGAAAAATTGACGAATGAACCAcatgaatttttggtttttgtaaaaaaaaataatacaaataattaatattgacATCGATAATTGGCTAATAATCCATTTATatatgtaattaaaatataaaaacacgAGCATAACaaacccaaaaataaatagtttgaaaaaatattatttttttttaataaatcaaatattttttaaagaatactctgactttttttttcatttttgaactaTAACGATAAAAGTATGTTTAGAGAACAGAGAAGATTTTGATATCGTACCGTTTCGCTCACCTTCTTCTCCCACTGTAAGACATAGGGGACAGGATGATCTCCGGGAAATTCGACATGACAGTTGAATATAACACTTTCTCCCAATATTGCTGTTGTATGTATTGCATCTGGTGCAggaataaaatctaaaaagacACATGTGacgtgaataaaaatattttcgtttcaaCACAAGCAATTAATCTCATTAATTGGACGACAatgaaaatggcaaaaatgacTTACCTGGATTATTTGTATTTGGTGCTGTATCACTATTGATGGACAACACTATTGTTGATAGTATAAAAATGAGAGTGTTTGTGGTAAAGTATTGTACACGGCTTATTGCCTGATACCACCAGGACGACCCAGGGTCCGCACGCACGCCCATGCCTCTGTTCCCATAGTAAAAATGCTAACGTAGTATTATCCACATTTTAGCGGAaacaacctgaaaaaaaaaattaaattattaaaaatttgtctacaTGCGAAATCTATTCatcactcttttttttcagcaaaacgattttataacatttgaagaataatttttggacCAAATCTAAAATCCTTTAATTATGACATCACTACGTTTcaggaataaataatttaaaatgagtaTTTAAATTAGCTATGGTCTAATACATTCATCGATTTGATTTTCTTCATACACTCGCACAATACGTGAGTTATGTAGTTCTGTACCTGCCAATGTGACAAAgattttttggtcaatttttttttgttgcaacgATTTTCACtgattttatctttttgtcACTTGTattttttcgctaattttCGCAGTGCGAATGTCTAGCAGGAATTAATATTGcatgttttcatttaaaaattgagattcCTTGAAATTTTGGTCCTATTCTTCTGTAGGAAATATACGGGTGTGgtctacaacttttttttttttatttttcagcaaGTCAAGTTAATTGGACTTGAGACACCTACCACtaatatattttctatttcCTAGTGTTCTAATGGTTTTTTCAACGCGTAACACTTTTTCTGCTTTATTTTCGcattaatattacaaaattatttgcttattataatactttttaaatatacacGGGATACGATTATTAGAAAAACAGTGGATAAAATCTTttcgaaggaaaatttttagtgtgtgtgtgcgtgtgTTTGTGTATGCGAATAAATAGTTGTTACTTGGTTTATTTGGAAGTTCAATTGGGTTGTTGTGCGCAGCGCAGCTATAAAATTATCGTTTGTCTCTGTATGTGTGAGTTTTGTGTGCTCAAAAGGAAACTATGACGTAGAACGGGAAAAATTTATGCTGATTTTCCTCTCTTTTCTCTCACTCTCGTGCGATTTTTCGAGCTGGCTGTAAGTCGAGCACCTGAAAACTCGTGCTGTGATTCTTCGCACACACCAACAAAGATGTCCAACATGCGATATCTGACCCCCAAAACAAATGAAGCGTttaagtttatatttatttaggcACCATGAACTTGTGTTACGTgccaaatcaag
It encodes:
- the LOC134832904 gene encoding protein turtle-like isoform X1; the protein is MGVRADPGSSWWYQAISRVQYFTTNTLIFILSTIVLSINSDTAPNTNNPDFIPAPDAIHTTAILGESVIFNCHVEFPGDHPVPYVLQWEKKVSETGQEIPIYIWYESYPTHSGEGYEGRVSRVSPDSPFGAASLNLTNIRESDQGWYECKVVFLNRSPNQHKNGTWFHLDVHAPPRFSVTPEDIIYVNLGDSIILNCQAEGTPTPEILWYKDANPVDPSSTVGIFNDGTELRISTIRDEDIGDYTCIARNGEGQVSHTARVIIAGGANIVVPPTNQTKLEGEKAQFTCEAKAMPGNVTVRWFREGTVINKVSGLESRITIRKDGSLIINPVSADDTGMYTCEVTNGIGDPQSAGAYLNVEYPAKVTFNPTVQYLPFRLAGVVQCFIKSNPALQYVTWTKDKRLLEPYQSKDVVVMNNGSLLFTRVTEDHQGRYTCTPYNAQGTKGSSEEMDVLVREPPTFTVEPQPLYQRKIDETVEMACQVKGAEGTTKPTIKWQRSDGVPLQKNRAKISGGNLTITGLKRSDFGYYQCVASNEVATIMSSTQLVIEGTQPHAPYNVTVKATEFSVSISWMPGYSGGPDYKQDYVIWYREGGATEWNTIPVTPSGSTQVSINGLRPGILYEFKVVGKNTLGDGMMSKPVTIRTLDIGGKNISKGNNKEKDKQTTNEPKPPQPPQSATQTTTESNVFKTMPDEAGPKPGQPRNLTVTEIANGFLLTWQTPLDRPHLVQYYTIKYRTDAQWKTLNRGQIRPEETSYLVKNLVGGRTYYFRILANSAKSFESSDEVKFPVPARVKHKAITAGVVGGILFFIVAIILSVCAVKICNKRKRRKQEKELNMVACRTTDMRNSAASLGVGLGPVPVKTDKEQTRIPGLKYLISIYNAIRTSEICYNFLFIKSHGDNSINLGSDVYRMSSNKRNSFLSDYSSSDDGGFLPRKRRPIVSCPSQLSFQSIDSNQSNYSRLLKRFNLHHLHQMAQHAVDLHRPTVSQAIQTLYRNVNDPLGHATYVNTPLRGPTKILSSSPASHLAAMSPPYFSDLSSVNPSSADHSHQQATPNNRSFQDRYFHTLPRLHAISEENNRFIPVQIPTPASVEGNFYQNIHNFPLRSMYDFRSRHNPLNRSKRSLPDTSFPLLNIAHHFLDNSPSDSSGFGSKNTSSNLNQSSHSSGMRFLPPYRPPPAPSTLQRHIQSPSQSVSHWFDLIARLRASSEKSNRTKSFDVGSVDGHYEFDPSTPTPEIGTPTLLELPDTFFMHHHAQRKRNENIDARVQAMKEEYHAWRQSQSGKSDNNASMRSTDTLLLSEDPSFANIKLETVC
- the LOC134832904 gene encoding protein turtle-like isoform X2, whose translation is MGVRADPGSSWWYQAISRVQYFTTNTLIFILSTIVLSINSDTAPNTNNPDFIPAPDAIHTTAILGESVIFNCHVEFPGDHPVPYVLQWEKKGQEIPIYIWYESYPTHSGEGYEGRVSRVSPDSPFGAASLNLTNIRESDQGWYECKVVFLNRSPNQHKNGTWFHLDVHAPPRFSVTPEDIIYVNLGDSIILNCQAEGTPTPEILWYKDANPVDPSSTVGIFNDGTELRISTIRDEDIGDYTCIARNGEGQVSHTARVIIAGGANIVVPPTNQTKLEGEKAQFTCEAKAMPGNVTVRWFREGTVINKVSGLESRITIRKDGSLIINPVSADDTGMYTCEVTNGIGDPQSAGAYLNVEYPAKVTFNPTVQYLPFRLAGVVQCFIKSNPALQYVTWTKDKRLLEPYQSKDVVVMNNGSLLFTRVTEDHQGRYTCTPYNAQGTKGSSEEMDVLVREPPTFTVEPQPLYQRKIDETVEMACQVKGAEGTTKPTIKWQRSDGVPLQKNRAKISGGNLTITGLKRSDFGYYQCVASNEVATIMSSTQLVIEGTQPHAPYNVTVKATEFSVSISWMPGYSGGPDYKQDYVIWYREGGATEWNTIPVTPSGSTQVSINGLRPGILYEFKVVGKNTLGDGMMSKPVTIRTLDIGGKNISKGNNKEKDKQTTNEPKPPQPPQSATQTTTESNVFKTMPDEAGPKPGQPRNLTVTEIANGFLLTWQTPLDRPHLVQYYTIKYRTDAQWKTLNRGQIRPEETSYLVKNLVGGRTYYFRILANSAKSFESSDEVKFPVPARVKHKAITAGVVGGILFFIVAIILSVCAVKICNKRKRRKQEKELNMVACRTTDMRNSAASLGVGLGPVPVKTDKEQTRIPGLKYLISIYNAIRTSEICYNFLFIKSHGDNSINLGSDVYRMSSNKRNSFLSDYSSSDDGGFLPRKRRPIVSCPSQLSFQSIDSNQSNYSRLLKRFNLHHLHQMAQHAVDLHRPTVSQAIQTLYRNVNDPLGHATYVNTPLRGPTKILSSSPASHLAAMSPPYFSDLSSVNPSSADHSHQQATPNNRSFQDRYFHTLPRLHAISEENNRFIPVQIPTPASVEGNFYQNIHNFPLRSMYDFRSRHNPLNRSKRSLPDTSFPLLNIAHHFLDNSPSDSSGFGSKNTSSNLNQSSHSSGMRFLPPYRPPPAPSTLQRHIQSPSQSVSHWFDLIARLRASSEKSNRTKSFDVGSVDGHYEFDPSTPTPEIGTPTLLELPDTFFMHHHAQRKRNENIDARVQAMKEEYHAWRQSQSGKSDNNASMRSTDTLLLSEDPSFANIKLETVC